One segment of Ureibacillus thermophilus DNA contains the following:
- a CDS encoding SDR family oxidoreductase has translation MNYFELFSLKNKSAIVTGGAGIIGSHICKGLADAGANVAIVDINIERAREIAKEIENKYKVKSIAIYCDITSEQSVKEMVQIVVETFGEINILHNNAAGKSSNLEAFFAPFEEYELSQWKEIMATNLDSMFLVAKYVGRVMKEQGKGGSIIQTSSIYGINGPDNRIYEGSFYLNREINTPAIYSASKAGVIGLTKYLATYWAKEGIRVNSITPGGVESGQNEIFKQKYSNRIPLGRMAKAEEMVGAVIYLASDASSYVTGQNIIVDGGLSAW, from the coding sequence GGTGCTGGGATAATCGGAAGTCATATATGCAAAGGCTTAGCGGATGCAGGCGCAAATGTTGCGATTGTAGATATTAATATTGAAAGAGCTCGTGAAATAGCAAAAGAAATAGAAAATAAATATAAAGTAAAGTCTATAGCAATTTATTGTGATATTACTTCTGAACAATCTGTAAAAGAAATGGTTCAAATTGTTGTTGAGACGTTTGGAGAAATTAATATATTACATAATAATGCAGCAGGAAAATCTAGTAATTTAGAAGCTTTTTTTGCACCTTTTGAAGAATATGAATTAAGCCAATGGAAAGAAATCATGGCTACCAATTTAGACAGTATGTTTCTTGTAGCAAAATATGTAGGAAGAGTAATGAAAGAGCAAGGTAAGGGAGGCTCTATCATTCAGACATCTTCAATTTATGGAATAAATGGTCCTGATAATAGAATATATGAGGGATCTTTTTATTTAAACAGAGAAATAAATACACCAGCAATCTATTCAGCCTCCAAAGCTGGAGTTATTGGACTAACAAAATATTTAGCTACTTATTGGGCGAAAGAGGGGATTCGCGTAAATTCAATTACTCCTGGTGGGGTTGAAAGCGGTCAAAATGAAATTTTTAAACAAAAATATTCCAATCGCATTCCATTGGGAAGAATGGCTAAAGCTGAGGAAATGGTTGGGGCTGTTATTTACTTAGCTTCTGATGCTTCAAGTTATGTTACTGGGCAGAATATTATAGTGGACGGCGGTTTAAGTGCTTGGTAA